The genomic interval GAGGGGTGGCGCGAAGCGCCGGGGTGGTGTGGTTTTCGCACAACTGCGTCTAAACTTCAGCCTGTAGCAACCCCCTTGCGATACGAGGACACCGCCCATGACTGCCTCCGCCACACCCTCCATTCCCCCGCCCGCGAAGGCCGAGCTCACGCCCACCGGCAAGCTGCGCGCGGGGATCAATTTCCAGAATGTCCTGCTCACGACCCTCGGACCGAACGGCGAACAGGGTGGCGTAGCCGTCGAGTTCGCACGCGAGCTCGCGCGCCGGCTGGACTTGCCGCTGGAGATCATCTCCTACAAGTCGGCCGGCGCTCTGGCCGATTCGGTGCGCAGCGACGAATGGGACATCTCGGTCCTCGGCGTCGAGCCACAGCGGGAGAAAGAGATCGCGTTCGCAACGCCGCTCACCGAAATCGAGACCACATACCTGGTGCCCGCGGGTTCGCCGCTACGCGCGGTCGCCGAGGTCGACCGGCCTGGCGTGCGCATCGCCGTTGCCGCAAAGAGCGCCTACGATCTCTATCTGAGCCGTACGATCCAGCAGGCGAAGCTGGTGCAAGTCGAGGGCATCGGCACGGCCAGCAAGCGCTTCGTGGACGACAAGCTCGAAGCCCTGGCCGGGCTCAAGCCGCAACTGCTGGAACTGGCACCCACCCTACCCGGCTCGCGCATCCTCGACGGCAACTTCACCGTCGTTCGCCACACGGTGGGCACGCCGCGAGGACGCGATGCTGCGGCCGCCTACTTGCGCGATCTGGTCGAAGACGCGAAAGCGTCGGGGCTCGTCGCCCAGTGGATCGAGAAAAGCGGCGTGAAAGGTTTATCGGTTGCGCCGCCCGCGGCAAAATAGCATGGAGGGTTTGTCGGTTGCGCTGCCCGCGACAAAATAGCATGGACCGTTTCCGGAGCACGTCATGACCGAAGCCTATGTCCGCGCCGGCAAGGTGAACTGGATTGCCAAGGGAGCCGATGTCGGCGTGCAGGAACGCACGCTCGCGCCGGGACAGATGATCCCCTGGCACTACCACACGATCATCACCGACACGACCTACTGCCTCGAAGGCACGGTCCAGATCGAGCTGCTCGGTCCACCCGAGCGCATCCTTCTGGCCGTCGGCGAGAGCTTCGCAGTCCCGACCAATCGACCGCACAAGATCACGCCCAGCGGCGATCACCCGTGCCGCTTCCTGCTGATCCAGGGCGTCGGCCAGTACGATCGGCATCCGATCGACCCGGAACAGTGGAAGGCATAATCTGCCCGCACCGGCGAGCAGCACAACGCTCCCCTCTCCCCCCGGGAGAGGGGCTGGGGGGGTGAGCCCGGGAATTCGCGGACCACGGGTCCGCGCCGGGCGAACGGCATCGGCCTGCATGCCGATGCGCGCACTGCAAGTGAGGGAAAGGATCAGCCGAGCACGCCGGCAGCACGCAGCTCCTGCAGTTGCTCGTCGGTATAACCGAACCCTCGCAGGATCTCGTCGGTGTGCTCACCCCGGTCCGGCGTGGGCCGGCGGATTTTTTTCGGCGTTTCGTGCACGTTGATCGGAGAGCCGACGATCTTGAACTCGCCCTTGCTCGGGTGTGAAACCGGCGCGGCAATTCCCAGATGCTGGACCTGCGGGTCGGCGAACGTCTGGTCGATGGTGTAGATCGGCCCGCACGGCACGCCGGCCTCTTCCATCAATTCGACCCAATGCGCCGACGGCTTGTGGCGCGTAATCTCGCCGATCGCGTCGTTCACGGCCTTGCGGTCCTGGGTGCGCTTCTGGCGCGTGCTCCACTCC from Betaproteobacteria bacterium carries:
- a CDS encoding transporter substrate-binding domain-containing protein, whose translation is MTASATPSIPPPAKAELTPTGKLRAGINFQNVLLTTLGPNGEQGGVAVEFARELARRLDLPLEIISYKSAGALADSVRSDEWDISVLGVEPQREKEIAFATPLTEIETTYLVPAGSPLRAVAEVDRPGVRIAVAAKSAYDLYLSRTIQQAKLVQVEGIGTASKRFVDDKLEALAGLKPQLLELAPTLPGSRILDGNFTVVRHTVGTPRGRDAAAAYLRDLVEDAKASGLVAQWIEKSGVKGLSVAPPAAK
- a CDS encoding cupin domain-containing protein, giving the protein MTEAYVRAGKVNWIAKGADVGVQERTLAPGQMIPWHYHTIITDTTYCLEGTVQIELLGPPERILLAVGESFAVPTNRPHKITPSGDHPCRFLLIQGVGQYDRHPIDPEQWKA